A region of alpha proteobacterium U9-1i DNA encodes the following proteins:
- a CDS encoding putative protease ydgD produces the protein MRAEHASLEIGKQAVPNKPPPRGVSGGGDDSCQWANDRECDDPDIGTGACRMGTDVSDCRAMRAGDDDSCRWARDGECDDPNFGTGACVQGTDRTDCGQVSWLRNLNDSCATSFNNVCEEPGRGSGCAARTDRSDCRGRQRPMTINDHFFGRDDRVRVNAQELPWRYMGQYTNGAGERCTATLIARDVIVTAAHCINTDEGIRADGTFQPEAGGPAARTTDYFLNPRFNYERFNTTDEIDGLDWSLLRIDQPLGERWGFAGTRIITAQGTAAARAFDLYQAGYSWDTGDRLSANIACHIVQVQGPDNTFAHECDTTRGDSGSAFLVRNGNAWDVIGVDSNFRNNPGGPFIYIAVSAASFQPYVADFVARRIGTPVGQQTGIKPKRDR, from the coding sequence ATGCGCGCTGAGCACGCGAGCCTAGAAATCGGCAAGCAGGCGGTACCCAACAAGCCGCCGCCACGCGGCGTCTCCGGCGGTGGCGACGATAGCTGCCAATGGGCGAACGATCGCGAGTGCGACGATCCCGACATCGGCACCGGCGCGTGCCGGATGGGCACCGACGTTTCCGATTGCCGCGCCATGCGCGCTGGCGATGACGATAGCTGCCGTTGGGCGCGCGATGGCGAATGCGACGATCCGAATTTCGGCACCGGCGCATGTGTGCAAGGCACGGACCGCACCGATTGCGGACAAGTGTCCTGGCTGCGCAATCTGAACGACAGCTGCGCCACCTCCTTCAACAATGTCTGCGAAGAGCCCGGCCGCGGCAGCGGTTGCGCCGCCCGCACCGACCGCAGCGATTGCCGCGGCCGCCAGCGCCCGATGACCATCAACGATCACTTCTTCGGGCGCGACGACCGCGTGCGCGTCAACGCCCAAGAATTGCCCTGGCGCTACATGGGCCAATACACGAATGGCGCCGGCGAACGCTGCACCGCAACGCTCATCGCCCGCGACGTTATCGTCACCGCCGCCCATTGCATCAACACCGACGAAGGCATCCGCGCCGACGGCACGTTCCAGCCCGAAGCCGGCGGCCCCGCCGCGCGCACCACCGACTATTTCCTCAATCCCCGCTTCAATTATGAGCGTTTCAACACCACCGACGAAATCGATGGACTCGATTGGTCCTTGCTGCGCATCGACCAACCACTCGGCGAGCGTTGGGGTTTTGCCGGCACGCGCATCATCACCGCCCAGGGCACGGCCGCCGCGCGCGCGTTCGATCTCTACCAGGCCGGCTATTCGTGGGACACCGGCGACCGGCTTAGCGCCAACATCGCCTGCCACATCGTCCAGGTGCAGGGCCCGGATAACACGTTCGCGCACGAGTGCGACACGACGCGCGGCGATAGCGGCTCGGCTTTCCTCGTGCGCAACGGCAATGCGTGGGACGTGATCGGCGTCGACTCGAACTTCCGCAACAATCCAGGTGGGCCTTTCATCTACATCGCCGTCAGCGCTGCCTCCTTCCAACCTTACGTGGCTGACTTCGTTGCGCGCCGCATCGGCACGCCGGTGGGCCAGCAGACAGGCATAAAGCCGAAGCGGGATCGGTGA
- a CDS encoding tRNA pseudouridine synthase A has product MSWSKLYSGPEPQRVNKWLAQEGVCSRREAEALIADGLVSIDGARVDDVGRKIEPGQKLTLSDKAQRKLDAAFTAVLNKPVGYVSSQPETGQTPAARLITGANLIGAASVPAKDASLAPLGRLDQDSRGLLLLSDDGVLAKAVIGPASRLDKEYLVRVDGKLNDKKLTLLRHGLSLDGKALKPAKINVVEDQRLRFTLSEGRNRQIRRMCEAVDLGVTDLLRLRIGPLKLGDLHEGKWRALTPQERKALIAQS; this is encoded by the coding sequence GTGAGTTGGAGCAAGCTCTATTCCGGGCCTGAGCCGCAGCGCGTCAACAAATGGCTGGCGCAGGAGGGCGTCTGTTCGCGGCGCGAAGCCGAGGCCCTGATCGCCGACGGACTGGTTTCGATTGACGGCGCGCGCGTCGATGACGTCGGGCGCAAGATCGAGCCCGGCCAGAAGCTGACGCTTTCGGACAAAGCCCAGCGCAAACTCGACGCGGCGTTCACGGCCGTGCTGAACAAGCCGGTCGGCTATGTGTCATCGCAGCCGGAGACCGGCCAAACGCCCGCCGCGCGTTTGATCACCGGAGCTAATCTCATCGGCGCCGCCTCGGTACCCGCCAAAGACGCAAGTCTGGCCCCGCTCGGTCGCCTCGACCAGGACTCTCGCGGGCTGCTGTTGCTGTCTGACGATGGCGTGCTGGCTAAGGCCGTCATCGGTCCGGCGTCGAGGCTCGACAAGGAATATCTGGTCCGCGTTGACGGCAAGCTGAACGACAAGAAACTGACGCTTCTGCGTCACGGTCTGTCGCTCGATGGCAAAGCATTGAAGCCGGCAAAGATCAACGTCGTCGAAGATCAGCGCCTGCGCTTCACCCTCAGCGAAGGACGCAACCGCCAGATCCGACGTATGTGCGAAGCCGTCGATCTCGGCGTCACCGACCTGCTGCGCCTTCGCATCGGCCCGCTGAAGCTCGGCGATCTGCACGAAGGCAAATGGCGTGCGCTGACGCCGCAAGAGCGCAAAGCGCTGATCGCCCAATCATAG
- a CDS encoding membrane protein: MGRLGTWFGAHPLRPAFAAMAFITLLGSCASMLEPPRQDRNWYPYLSRTPDVSVTGTSFEVTPVSDWSYNADGPIDETYVSAEFDIADLRSVWFMLEPQPGSQLAAHTLLLFEFEGDRLLGLTIEARREEGEEYDALAGIWNTFELSYIWASARDLLVRRAVMLDHEIFVYPVAIDDEQKRTLLTRLLARTEALETQPRYYNTIFSNCTNELAKAAGFNWAPAFILTGRSDEYLFRRAIIPGRTFAEAHERSDVTEFVQALNEAPAEIFDAQLLAELRRRNTGDSATIEP, encoded by the coding sequence TTGGGACGATTGGGCACCTGGTTTGGCGCGCATCCATTGCGGCCCGCGTTCGCGGCGATGGCTTTCATCACGCTGCTTGGATCGTGCGCGAGCATGTTGGAGCCGCCGCGCCAGGATCGGAACTGGTACCCTTATCTCTCGCGCACGCCCGACGTCAGTGTCACGGGAACGTCGTTCGAGGTGACGCCAGTAAGCGATTGGAGCTACAACGCCGATGGGCCGATCGACGAAACCTATGTCTCCGCCGAATTCGACATCGCCGATCTGCGGAGCGTCTGGTTCATGCTGGAGCCGCAGCCGGGCTCGCAGCTGGCGGCGCACACATTGTTGCTGTTTGAGTTCGAAGGCGACCGCCTGCTGGGCCTCACGATCGAGGCGCGGCGCGAGGAGGGCGAGGAATACGATGCGCTCGCCGGCATTTGGAACACGTTTGAGCTGAGCTACATTTGGGCCAGCGCGCGCGACCTCCTGGTGCGGCGCGCGGTGATGCTCGATCACGAGATATTTGTGTACCCGGTGGCGATCGATGATGAACAGAAGCGCACTTTGCTCACGCGCCTCCTAGCGCGCACTGAGGCGCTCGAAACCCAGCCGCGCTATTACAACACCATCTTCTCCAACTGCACCAACGAGCTGGCGAAGGCGGCGGGCTTCAATTGGGCGCCAGCATTTATCCTTACGGGACGGTCCGACGAATATCTCTTCCGCCGCGCCATCATCCCAGGGCGAACGTTCGCGGAGGCGCATGAACGCTCCGACGTGACGGAATTCGTGCAAGCGCTGAACGAGGCGCCGGCGGAGATCTTCGATGCGCAATTGCTCGCTGAGCTGCGGCGGCGGAACACGGGCGATAGCGCGACGATTGAGCCCTAG
- a CDS encoding alkyl hydroperoxide reductase subunit C-like protein: MALRINDKAPDFEAETTHGRIKFHEWIGDSYAILFSHPKDFTPVCTTELGYLAKLEPEFKRRNVKVMGLSVDPVTDHERWRGDIKEVTGGDVQYPMIGDHDLNVAKLYDMLPGDAGETSQGRTAATNATVRTVYIIGPDKLIKAMLIYPMSSGRNFDEVLRLVESIQLTANHKVATPVNWKNGEDVIIVPAVSDEEAKTRFPNGWTTLKPYLRVVPQPKG; the protein is encoded by the coding sequence ATGGCCTTGCGGATCAACGATAAAGCCCCCGATTTTGAGGCCGAGACCACGCATGGCCGGATCAAATTCCACGAATGGATCGGCGACAGCTACGCCATTCTATTCTCGCACCCGAAAGATTTCACACCCGTCTGCACCACCGAACTCGGCTACCTCGCGAAGCTCGAACCCGAATTCAAGAGGCGCAACGTCAAGGTCATGGGGCTTTCGGTCGATCCGGTCACCGACCACGAACGCTGGCGCGGCGACATCAAGGAAGTCACCGGCGGCGACGTCCAGTATCCAATGATCGGCGATCACGATCTGAACGTCGCCAAGCTTTATGACATGCTGCCGGGCGACGCTGGCGAAACCAGCCAAGGCCGCACCGCCGCCACCAACGCGACTGTACGCACCGTTTACATCATCGGCCCCGACAAATTGATCAAAGCGATGCTGATCTATCCGATGAGCTCGGGCCGCAATTTCGATGAGGTGCTGCGCCTGGTGGAATCTATCCAACTCACCGCCAACCACAAAGTGGCCACTCCCGTGAACTGGAAGAACGGCGAGGACGTGATCATCGTGCCCGCGGTCTCCGATGAAGAAGCGAAAACACGCTTCCCGAACGGCTGGACGACGTTGAAACCCTATCTGCGCGTGGTGCCGCAGCCCAAGGGCTAG